A genomic segment from Halomonas sp. GD1P12 encodes:
- a CDS encoding OmpW/AlkL family protein has protein sequence MGRLWTTTITATGFAAAALITSTPALAYGQGDFFTRIGVAKVAPKSDNGTLDTALGDLGVDVEDKSGFAFTLGYRFHDKLGVELLAALPFEHDVRLNGDNIASTKHLPPTLTLQYYPLGGTQSRVQPYVGAGVNYTRFSSEEVDIDGVGLALDDSWGAAGQLGLDLIIDEHWSLNAAAWYLDIESDATVAGSAAGSIDIDPVVVMAGIGYRF, from the coding sequence ATGGGTCGACTCTGGACTACCACTATCACTGCCACCGGGTTCGCCGCGGCCGCCCTCATTACCAGCACCCCGGCGCTGGCCTACGGCCAGGGCGATTTCTTCACCCGCATCGGGGTCGCCAAGGTCGCCCCTAAAAGTGATAACGGCACGCTCGATACGGCGCTGGGCGACCTTGGTGTCGATGTCGAGGATAAGTCGGGCTTCGCCTTTACACTCGGCTACCGTTTTCACGACAAGCTCGGCGTCGAGCTGCTCGCCGCCCTCCCCTTCGAGCACGACGTTCGCTTGAACGGCGACAACATCGCCTCGACCAAACACCTGCCACCGACGCTGACACTGCAGTACTACCCGCTCGGCGGCACCCAGTCGCGGGTTCAGCCTTACGTCGGCGCCGGGGTCAACTACACCCGTTTTTCAAGCGAGGAAGTAGATATCGACGGCGTGGGGCTGGCGCTGGACGACAGCTGGGGCGCGGCGGGACAGCTTGGACTCGATCTGATCATCGACGAGCACTGGAGCTTGAACGCTGCGGCCTGGTACCTGGATATCGAAAGCGACGCCACCGTGGCGGGAAGCGCGGCCGGCAGTATCGACATCGACCCGGTGGTGGTCATGGCGGGGATTGGCTACCGCTTCTAG
- a CDS encoding YqcC family protein yields the protein MSVHPSLHQSLRELEAAMKAAGLWRMPTPDAPAFESRQPFCVDTMSLPQWLRFVFIARLDALVEAKARMPAKCEVAPAVAAYLQQEKVRASDQLLVVQAVERVDKVVTEG from the coding sequence ATGAGCGTACATCCATCGCTTCACCAGTCGCTGCGCGAGCTCGAAGCCGCGATGAAGGCGGCCGGCCTCTGGCGTATGCCCACCCCGGATGCCCCGGCGTTCGAGAGCCGTCAGCCATTTTGCGTCGATACCATGTCGCTGCCGCAGTGGCTGCGCTTCGTCTTCATCGCAAGACTCGACGCGCTGGTCGAGGCCAAGGCGCGAATGCCGGCAAAGTGCGAGGTCGCCCCGGCGGTCGCCGCCTATCTTCAGCAGGAGAAGGTGCGCGCAAGCGATCAACTGCTGGTCGTTCAGGCCGTCGAGCGCGTCGACAAGGTCGTGACCGAAGGCTAG
- a CDS encoding NAD(+) kinase yields MPTTPTRTSSMTNATVERPFNTIGLIGRLGSDKVVDSLSRLVAYLVEHDYRVLVEDRTATMIPDHGQPETSRRMLGERCDLVIVVGGDGSLLGAARSLCQSGTLILGVNRGRLGFLTDISPDELETRVGEVLAGQFEVEERFLLDAVLYRNGVAVGRGDALNEVVVHPGKAVRMIEFELFVDGRFVYSQRSDGLIVATPTGSTAYALSGGGPIMHPKLDVVTLVPMFPHTLSSRPIVIDAASEIRIHIGETNHTYPHISCDGQTRAVAKPDDVLVITRKPARVQLVHPLGHNFYDILRSKLGWSHRLGD; encoded by the coding sequence ATGCCCACCACGCCAACCCGTACGTCCAGCATGACCAACGCGACGGTCGAAAGACCGTTCAATACGATCGGCCTGATCGGCCGGCTCGGCAGCGACAAGGTAGTCGATTCGCTCTCGCGGCTGGTGGCGTATCTGGTCGAACATGACTATCGCGTGTTGGTCGAGGATCGCACTGCCACGATGATTCCCGATCATGGCCAGCCGGAAACCAGCCGGCGCATGCTCGGCGAGCGCTGCGACCTGGTGATCGTGGTCGGCGGCGATGGAAGCCTTCTGGGCGCGGCGCGCTCGCTGTGCCAAAGCGGCACCCTGATTCTGGGCGTCAACCGCGGGCGGCTCGGCTTTCTCACCGATATCTCCCCGGACGAGCTCGAAACCCGGGTCGGTGAGGTGCTGGCGGGGCAGTTCGAGGTCGAAGAGCGCTTTTTGCTCGACGCGGTGCTCTACCGCAACGGCGTGGCGGTGGGCCGGGGCGACGCGCTCAACGAAGTGGTGGTGCACCCGGGCAAGGCGGTGCGCATGATCGAATTCGAACTCTTCGTCGACGGCCGCTTCGTCTACAGTCAGCGAAGTGATGGGCTGATCGTCGCCACGCCTACCGGCTCGACGGCCTACGCGCTCTCCGGCGGCGGGCCGATCATGCACCCCAAGCTCGACGTCGTAACGCTGGTGCCGATGTTTCCCCATACGCTTTCGAGCCGGCCGATCGTGATCGACGCGGCGAGCGAAATCCGGATTCATATCGGCGAAACCAACCACACCTACCCGCACATCAGCTGCGACGGCCAGACCCGCGCGGTGGCCAAGCCCGACGACGTGCTGGTGATCACTCGCAAGCCCGCCCGCGTTCAGCTCGTTCATCCGTTGGGCCACAATTTTTACGACATCCTGCGCAGCAAGCTGGGCTGGAGTCATCGGCTGGGGGATTGA
- a CDS encoding rhomboid family intramembrane serine protease has protein sequence MHPVMLLPVDADTRELRQALWHYRIGHRITEEPEGLTLWLADPRQKTELTALVRRWQQGETLITGPRPQSAQRTQGATLLRRLPVTSLIIGLSVLVFVLMNTLGDGVLTALTIVPVGVANGQLVAQSLMETLTGGQLWRLLTPAFLHFGLMHLIFNLMWVWYFGRQIEALQGSRVMLALLLVAGIGSNLAQYATGTVLFGGMSGVVYALLGHVWLVSRKRPESGFFVPQMLVVFMLGWMVFTMTSLAEWVGFGNVANEAHLGGLLVGLASGWYYCAKRPRSTP, from the coding sequence ATGCACCCCGTCATGCTGTTACCCGTTGATGCCGACACGCGTGAGCTTCGCCAGGCGCTCTGGCACTACCGGATTGGTCATCGGATCACCGAAGAGCCGGAGGGCCTGACGCTGTGGCTCGCCGACCCCCGTCAGAAAACCGAGCTGACCGCGCTGGTGCGCCGCTGGCAGCAGGGCGAAACGCTGATTACCGGCCCGCGCCCCCAAAGCGCTCAGCGCACTCAGGGCGCCACGCTTTTACGCCGCCTGCCCGTTACATCGCTCATCATCGGTTTGAGCGTTTTAGTCTTCGTGCTCATGAATACCCTGGGCGACGGCGTACTTACGGCGCTGACCATCGTGCCGGTGGGCGTCGCCAACGGCCAGCTGGTGGCTCAGAGTCTGATGGAGACGCTGACCGGCGGCCAGCTGTGGCGGCTTTTGACGCCGGCATTTTTGCACTTTGGCCTGATGCACCTGATCTTCAATCTGATGTGGGTGTGGTACTTCGGTCGTCAGATCGAGGCGTTGCAGGGCAGCCGCGTGATGTTGGCGCTGCTGCTGGTGGCGGGCATCGGCTCGAATCTGGCGCAGTACGCCACCGGCACGGTGCTGTTCGGCGGCATGTCCGGGGTGGTGTATGCGCTGTTGGGCCACGTCTGGCTCGTCTCACGTAAGCGCCCCGAAAGCGGCTTTTTCGTGCCGCAGATGCTGGTGGTGTTCATGCTGGGGTGGATGGTGTTCACCATGACCTCGCTTGCCGAGTGGGTGGGCTTTGGCAACGTGGCCAATGAGGCGCACCTGGGCGGGCTACTCGTGGGGCTGGCCTCGGGCTGGTACTATTGCGCCAAACGTCCACGGTCCACGCCCTGA
- a CDS encoding helix-turn-helix domain-containing protein, whose product MLSTIRQLPLSSAVKSHAHDFHQIVITLCGSSTFEIEGLGGRVNAFSGCLVPANHEHYYSGQGYNRQLIFDIPDDAPALTGEHRELIALFDAPRFFALDGALRHYLAFVESELDHGFYGQALEQQPDRVAATLLGALKARLATPLPASRRQLDLAPIDRFITARLAEPLKVADLARLACLSEAHFSARFRTQTGLSPWQYVRQKRLSAARELVAQSRLALADIAVQTGFANQSALSHAFRRRYGCSPRALRNQLSTPAPGAAAPGTAASGAASSHATLDGWR is encoded by the coding sequence ATGCTTAGCACCATTCGCCAACTGCCGCTTTCGAGCGCGGTCAAGAGCCACGCTCACGACTTCCATCAGATCGTGATCACGCTCTGCGGCTCGTCGACGTTCGAGATCGAGGGGCTCGGCGGGCGAGTCAACGCGTTTTCCGGCTGCCTGGTGCCCGCCAACCACGAACACTACTACTCCGGGCAGGGCTACAACCGCCAGCTCATCTTCGATATTCCCGATGACGCCCCGGCGCTGACCGGCGAGCACCGCGAACTGATCGCGCTGTTCGACGCGCCGCGCTTTTTCGCCCTCGACGGCGCGCTTCGCCACTACCTGGCGTTCGTCGAAAGCGAACTCGATCACGGTTTTTATGGCCAGGCGCTGGAGCAACAGCCCGACCGGGTCGCCGCAACCCTGCTCGGCGCCTTGAAGGCGCGCCTGGCGACCCCCCTGCCCGCCTCGCGCCGCCAGCTGGATTTGGCGCCGATCGACCGCTTCATTACCGCAAGGCTCGCTGAGCCCTTGAAGGTGGCGGATCTGGCTCGGCTGGCGTGTCTGAGCGAGGCCCACTTCTCGGCACGCTTTCGCACCCAAACCGGGCTCTCGCCCTGGCAGTACGTTCGTCAAAAGCGCCTGAGCGCGGCGCGGGAGCTGGTCGCCCAGAGCCGGCTGGCGCTGGCCGACATTGCCGTACAAACCGGCTTTGCCAATCAAAGCGCGCTTTCACACGCCTTTCGTCGCCGCTACGGCTGCTCACCGCGGGCGCTGCGCAATCAGCTGAGTACGCCCGCGCCGGGCGCAGCGGCGCCCGGCACGGCGGCGTCCGGCGCCGCGTCATCCCACGCCACGCTCGACGGATGGCGTTAA
- the putA gene encoding bifunctional proline dehydrogenase/L-glutamate gamma-semialdehyde dehydrogenase PutA, protein MLNAKKMRDPAVWQTDLDSLLKTVSDHYIVDEDHYVAELIKVLDAGREDFERIGANTAELVRDVRKMDTAVDTIDELLQQYSLDTHEGLMLMCLAEAMLRIPDKATADALIEDKLGPADWQSHVGKSESWMVNASTWGLLMTGRVLKLDHPREGQPANFINRLVNRMGEPVIRRAMVEAMKIMGKQFVLGRDIDEALKRSKPLFNKGYTYSYDMLGEAARTRDDAKRYFDDYAKAIEAVGKTSQRLDAKTPKPSVSIKLSALHPRYEFGRREQVLAELVDTVIKLVRRARELDVALTIDAEEVDRLELSLEVFRAIYESDAARGWGHFGLVVQAYSKRALPVLHYLNRLADEQGDEIPLRLVKGAYWDSEIKESQQLGVDGYPVYTRKACTDVAYLACAQFLLSDDTQGRIFPQFATHNAHTVTAIVELANAGNRAFEFQRLHGMGEALYDAALTRAPEGTYCRIYAPVGAHKDLLPYLVRRLLENGANSSFVHQLVDPDVPVEWLCQHPVETLKQYDTYTNTRIPAPRDIYGPKRKNSRGVNLNIRSHHDPLKEKMAAFMDTQYTVKPLLAFDIEDDAGATHEVKVPFDRSLSVGTVQWTSKEQAAKALDAAWASFPRWDDTPVSERAAMLRRLADLMEEHMPELMTLCSREGGKLLTDGVDEIKEAVDFCRYYAMRAEESFGEVIELPGPTGESNRLTMGGKGVFAAISPWNFPVAIFCGQIVAAAVAGNTVLAKPAEQTSIIAHRVVELMHEAGIPRDVVQLLPGDGPTVGSVLSGDSRITGVVFTGGTDTAQLINRSLAARENAPLPTLIAETGGMNAMIVDSSALPEQVVVDVIQSAFQSAGQRCSALRVLYLQDDIADRVIEILQGAMNELRIGDPRDLGTDVGPVIDEEAREGLMAHIEKLKGENRLVAETPMAAQYTQNGTFVAPVAFTIDSIEALEREQFGPVLHIVRYKARDIEKVIDTINARGYGLTFGVHSRNESFAAHIAKRIRVGNVYINRNIIGAVVGVQPFGGQGLSGTGPKAGGPHYLQRFVTEKTITNNTAALGGNASLLALGDE, encoded by the coding sequence ATGCTCAACGCCAAAAAAATGCGTGACCCTGCCGTGTGGCAAACCGATCTCGATTCGCTTTTGAAGACCGTAAGCGATCATTACATCGTCGATGAAGACCACTACGTTGCCGAGTTGATCAAGGTGCTGGACGCCGGGCGCGAGGATTTCGAACGTATCGGTGCCAACACCGCCGAGCTTGTGCGCGACGTGCGTAAAATGGATACCGCCGTCGACACCATCGACGAGCTGTTACAGCAGTACAGCCTGGACACTCACGAAGGCCTGATGCTGATGTGTCTGGCCGAGGCGATGCTGCGCATTCCGGACAAGGCCACGGCGGACGCGCTGATCGAGGACAAGCTGGGCCCGGCGGATTGGCAGTCCCACGTCGGCAAGAGCGAGTCCTGGATGGTCAACGCCTCGACCTGGGGGCTTTTGATGACCGGCCGTGTGCTCAAGCTCGACCACCCGCGTGAAGGCCAGCCGGCGAACTTCATCAACCGCTTGGTCAACCGCATGGGCGAGCCGGTGATTCGCCGCGCCATGGTCGAGGCGATGAAGATCATGGGCAAGCAGTTCGTACTCGGGCGCGACATCGACGAGGCACTCAAGCGCTCGAAGCCGCTGTTCAACAAGGGCTACACCTACTCCTACGACATGCTGGGCGAAGCCGCGCGCACCCGTGACGACGCCAAGCGCTATTTCGATGACTACGCCAAGGCCATCGAGGCTGTCGGCAAGACCTCCCAGCGTTTGGACGCCAAAACGCCGAAGCCGTCGGTGTCGATCAAGCTCTCCGCGCTGCACCCGCGCTACGAGTTCGGCCGCCGCGAGCAGGTGCTCGCCGAGCTGGTCGATACCGTGATCAAGCTGGTTCGCCGCGCTCGCGAGCTCGACGTCGCGCTGACCATCGATGCCGAAGAAGTCGACCGTCTGGAGCTTTCGCTCGAGGTGTTCCGCGCCATTTACGAAAGCGACGCTGCCCGCGGCTGGGGCCACTTCGGCCTCGTGGTCCAGGCCTACTCCAAACGCGCGCTGCCGGTGCTCCACTACCTGAACCGGCTGGCCGACGAGCAGGGCGACGAGATTCCGCTGCGTCTGGTGAAAGGCGCCTACTGGGACAGCGAGATCAAGGAGTCGCAGCAGCTGGGCGTCGACGGCTACCCGGTCTACACCCGCAAGGCGTGTACCGACGTGGCGTACCTGGCCTGCGCACAGTTTCTGCTCAGTGACGACACCCAGGGGCGCATCTTCCCGCAGTTCGCCACCCACAACGCTCACACCGTGACGGCGATCGTAGAGCTGGCCAATGCCGGCAACCGTGCCTTCGAGTTCCAGCGCCTGCACGGCATGGGCGAGGCGCTTTACGATGCCGCCCTCACCCGCGCCCCGGAAGGTACGTACTGCCGTATCTACGCCCCGGTCGGCGCCCACAAGGATCTACTGCCTTACCTGGTCCGCCGGCTTCTGGAAAACGGCGCCAACTCCTCCTTCGTGCATCAGCTCGTCGACCCGGACGTGCCGGTAGAGTGGCTTTGCCAGCACCCGGTCGAGACGCTCAAGCAGTACGATACCTATACCAATACCCGCATTCCGGCCCCGCGCGACATTTATGGCCCGAAGCGCAAGAACTCGCGCGGCGTGAACCTGAACATCCGCAGCCATCATGACCCGCTCAAGGAAAAGATGGCCGCGTTCATGGACACGCAGTACACGGTCAAACCGCTGCTGGCCTTCGACATCGAAGACGATGCGGGTGCGACCCACGAGGTCAAGGTGCCGTTCGATCGTTCCCTGAGCGTGGGCACCGTGCAGTGGACGAGCAAGGAGCAGGCGGCCAAAGCGCTGGACGCCGCCTGGGCGTCGTTCCCGCGCTGGGACGACACGCCGGTTTCTGAGCGCGCTGCGATGTTGCGCCGGCTGGCGGATCTCATGGAAGAGCACATGCCGGAGCTGATGACGCTGTGCTCACGTGAAGGCGGCAAGCTTTTGACCGACGGCGTCGACGAAATCAAGGAAGCGGTGGATTTTTGCCGCTACTACGCCATGCGCGCCGAGGAGTCCTTTGGTGAGGTGATCGAGCTGCCCGGCCCGACCGGTGAGTCCAACCGCCTGACCATGGGCGGCAAGGGCGTGTTCGCCGCGATCAGCCCGTGGAACTTCCCGGTGGCGATCTTCTGCGGCCAGATCGTCGCCGCCGCGGTCGCTGGCAACACCGTACTCGCCAAGCCCGCCGAGCAGACCTCGATCATCGCCCACCGTGTGGTCGAGCTCATGCACGAGGCCGGCATCCCGCGCGACGTGGTACAGCTTCTGCCCGGCGACGGCCCGACCGTGGGCAGCGTGCTGAGCGGCGATTCGCGCATTACCGGCGTGGTCTTCACCGGCGGCACCGACACCGCGCAGCTGATCAACCGCTCGCTCGCCGCGCGCGAAAACGCGCCGCTGCCGACGCTGATCGCCGAAACCGGCGGCATGAACGCGATGATCGTGGACTCCAGCGCCCTGCCGGAACAGGTGGTGGTCGATGTGATCCAGTCCGCGTTTCAAAGCGCCGGCCAGCGCTGCTCGGCACTGCGCGTGCTTTACCTGCAGGATGACATCGCCGACCGGGTCATCGAGATTCTCCAGGGCGCGATGAACGAGCTGCGCATCGGCGACCCGCGCGATCTCGGCACCGACGTCGGCCCGGTGATCGACGAGGAAGCTCGCGAAGGGCTGATGGCGCACATCGAAAAGCTCAAGGGCGAGAACCGTCTGGTCGCCGAAACGCCGATGGCGGCTCAGTACACCCAGAACGGCACCTTCGTGGCGCCGGTGGCCTTCACCATCGACAGCATCGAGGCGCTCGAGCGCGAGCAGTTCGGACCAGTACTGCACATCGTGCGCTATAAAGCCCGCGACATCGAAAAGGTGATCGATACCATCAACGCCCGCGGCTACGGGCTCACCTTCGGCGTTCACAGCCGCAACGAGTCGTTCGCTGCCCACATCGCCAAGCGCATTCGTGTCGGCAACGTCTATATCAACCGCAACATCATCGGCGCGGTGGTGGGCGTGCAGCCCTTCGGCGGCCAGGGCCTCTCCGGCACCGGCCCGAAGGCGGGCGGCCCGCACTACCTGCAGCGCTTCGTCACCGAGAAAACCATCACCAACAATACGGCGGCACTCGGCGGCAACGCCTCGCTGCTGGCCCTTGGTGACGAATAG
- the putP gene encoding sodium/proline symporter PutP yields MAIGVWISLFAYFALMVGIGLYAMRTSTSTSEDYVLGGRTLSPKVAALSAGASDMSGWLLLGLPGAMFVSGLGSAWIGIGLFVGAFFNWLLVAPRLREQTVHYGNAITIPAFLANRFPTRALSLRTVSAIVIVVFFAVYTASGLVAGGRLFESAFAGVINLGGFSDYGTGIIITLGVVLVYTVVGGFLAVSLTDFVQGCIMMLALIIMPAVVLFGEGGGGFTQASQTLNEVDPTLLSWTDGLTFIGWLSAVTWGLGYFGQPHIIVRFMAIRSLKDVPIARNIGMSWMAVSLIGAVSLGIFGRAYAIRNGMDVENPETIFIILADLLFHPLITGFLYAALLAAVMSTISSQLLVASSSLTEDFYRLFLRKEASEKETVTVGRVSVALVGIVAAIIASDPESQVLGLVSNAWAGFGAAFGPLILLSLMWSRTNGAGAIAGMVVGAVTVMLWITLGFNAEFLGGPGIYEIIPGFIASFIAIMVVSSATRDAGEYRHIER; encoded by the coding sequence ATGGCTATTGGCGTGTGGATCAGTCTTTTCGCTTATTTTGCGCTCATGGTGGGCATCGGCCTCTATGCCATGCGCACCTCGACCTCCACCTCCGAGGACTACGTGCTCGGCGGGCGAACCTTGAGTCCGAAAGTAGCCGCGCTCTCCGCCGGCGCCTCGGACATGAGCGGCTGGCTGCTGTTGGGCCTGCCCGGGGCGATGTTCGTCTCGGGGCTGGGCTCGGCCTGGATCGGTATCGGCCTGTTCGTGGGCGCGTTTTTCAACTGGCTGTTGGTGGCACCGCGCCTGCGTGAGCAGACCGTGCATTACGGCAACGCCATCACCATTCCGGCGTTTTTGGCCAACCGCTTTCCGACGCGGGCGCTGTCGCTTCGCACGGTGTCGGCAATCGTCATCGTGGTCTTCTTCGCGGTCTATACCGCATCGGGCCTGGTCGCCGGTGGGCGGCTGTTCGAGAGCGCTTTCGCCGGGGTGATCAACCTGGGTGGGTTCAGCGACTACGGTACCGGCATCATCATCACGCTCGGCGTGGTGCTGGTCTATACCGTGGTCGGCGGCTTTCTTGCGGTCAGCCTGACGGACTTCGTGCAGGGCTGTATCATGATGCTGGCGCTGATCATCATGCCGGCGGTGGTGCTGTTCGGCGAAGGCGGCGGCGGCTTCACTCAGGCCTCGCAAACCCTCAACGAGGTCGACCCGACGCTGCTCTCCTGGACGGACGGGCTCACCTTCATCGGCTGGCTCTCCGCAGTCACCTGGGGGCTTGGTTACTTCGGTCAGCCGCACATCATCGTGCGCTTCATGGCCATTCGCAGCCTCAAGGACGTGCCGATCGCACGCAACATCGGCATGAGCTGGATGGCGGTGTCGCTGATCGGTGCGGTATCGCTGGGTATCTTCGGGCGCGCCTACGCCATCCGTAACGGCATGGACGTGGAAAACCCGGAGACGATCTTCATCATCCTCGCAGACCTGCTCTTCCACCCGCTGATCACCGGCTTCCTCTACGCGGCGCTGCTGGCGGCGGTGATGAGTACCATTTCGAGCCAGCTGCTGGTCGCCTCGTCGTCGCTGACCGAAGACTTCTACCGGCTGTTCTTGCGCAAGGAGGCCTCCGAGAAAGAGACCGTGACCGTGGGCCGAGTGAGCGTGGCGCTGGTGGGGATCGTTGCCGCGATCATCGCCTCCGACCCGGAGTCTCAGGTACTGGGGCTGGTGAGTAACGCCTGGGCAGGTTTCGGCGCGGCCTTCGGTCCGCTGATTCTGCTGTCGCTGATGTGGTCGCGCACCAACGGCGCCGGTGCCATTGCCGGTATGGTGGTGGGTGCAGTGACCGTGATGCTCTGGATCACGCTGGGCTTCAACGCCGAATTTCTGGGCGGGCCGGGCATCTACGAGATCATCCCGGGCTTCATCGCCTCGTTCATCGCGATCATGGTGGTTAGTAGCGCCACTCGCGATGCCGGCGAGTATCGCCATATCGAACGCTAG
- a CDS encoding metallophosphoesterase has product MSQGYDLIGDVHGCGATLSTLLEKLGYEQRAGVYRHPTRKAVFLGDLIDRGPRIRLAVQIARRMVDEGEAYIVMGNHEHHALAYTHPAPRGSERRWLREHSPRHNRIIADTLYQYRDHTNEWEDTLAWFKTLPLFLEFDDFRVVHACWDAALIEALKKRSPNACLTDELLEESADSSTEAFAIVDRLTRGPSIALPEGVAIHSGDGFTRKSFRAHFWAANPKRWGDVVFQPDNLPDHLETRPLSEAEREGLGYYDAEQRALFIGHYWCEGIPALPARNIACLDYSAVKYGRLVAYRFDGERELSADRFVWVDVHREESSRI; this is encoded by the coding sequence ATGAGCCAGGGGTATGATCTCATTGGCGACGTCCACGGCTGCGGGGCGACGCTTTCGACGCTGCTCGAAAAGCTGGGCTACGAACAACGCGCCGGGGTGTATCGCCACCCGACGCGCAAGGCCGTCTTTCTGGGCGATTTGATCGACCGCGGCCCGCGTATTCGCCTGGCGGTGCAGATCGCCCGGCGCATGGTCGACGAAGGCGAGGCCTATATCGTGATGGGCAATCATGAGCACCACGCCCTGGCCTACACCCATCCCGCTCCGAGGGGGAGCGAGCGGCGCTGGCTGCGCGAGCATTCGCCGCGCCACAACCGCATCATCGCCGACACGCTCTACCAGTACCGCGACCACACCAACGAGTGGGAAGACACGCTCGCCTGGTTCAAGACGCTGCCGCTGTTTCTGGAGTTCGACGACTTTCGCGTGGTGCACGCCTGCTGGGACGCAGCGCTGATCGAGGCGCTCAAGAAGCGCTCGCCCAACGCGTGTCTGACCGATGAATTGCTGGAGGAGTCCGCCGACTCATCGACCGAGGCGTTTGCCATCGTCGACCGGCTGACCCGAGGGCCCAGCATCGCACTGCCCGAAGGCGTGGCCATCCACTCCGGCGATGGCTTTACGCGCAAAAGTTTTCGCGCCCATTTCTGGGCCGCCAATCCCAAGCGCTGGGGCGACGTGGTGTTTCAGCCGGACAACCTGCCGGATCACCTGGAAACCCGGCCGCTGAGCGAGGCCGAGCGCGAAGGGCTTGGCTATTACGACGCCGAGCAGCGGGCGCTGTTCATTGGCCACTACTGGTGTGAGGGGATTCCGGCGCTGCCCGCGCGCAACATCGCGTGTCTGGATTACAGCGCGGTGAAGTATGGGCGGCTGGTGGCCTATCGTTTCGACGGCGAGCGTGAATTGAGCGCCGACCGCTTCGTTTGGGTGGACGTTCACCGTGAAGAGAGCAGCCGCATTTGA
- a CDS encoding carboxylate/amino acid/amine transporter, translating to MGYLVGVTALWAFSFSLIGVYLSGQVDSYFAVLVRVSLALLVFLPFLRPRLLSWRDRFTLMALGALQLGVMYTFLYHSFLLLSVPEVVLFTVLTPIYIALLDDLLFRRFTPIYLVTATLAVIGAAVIRYQGVDSGFWLGFLVVQGANLSFAIGQVGYRRLAARQSQTLAWHHVFGWFFIGALIVALPAFLLLGDIQALPTTTLQWGVLAWLGLAASGVGYFAWNQGATRVDAGTLAIMNNALVPAGLIVNLVIWNRDADIGRLALGGLIIVASLWLNQWWLKRRQLTGTLERA from the coding sequence ATGGGGTATCTCGTTGGCGTCACGGCGCTCTGGGCGTTCTCGTTCTCGCTGATCGGTGTCTATCTTTCCGGGCAGGTGGATAGCTACTTCGCCGTGCTGGTGCGGGTGTCGCTGGCGCTACTGGTGTTTCTGCCGTTTTTGCGGCCCAGACTTTTGAGCTGGCGCGACCGGTTTACGCTCATGGCGCTTGGTGCGCTTCAGCTCGGCGTCATGTACACCTTTCTCTACCACTCCTTTTTGCTGCTTTCGGTGCCCGAGGTGGTGCTGTTCACCGTGCTCACGCCGATCTACATCGCGCTGCTCGACGACCTGCTCTTTCGACGCTTCACACCGATCTATCTGGTGACCGCGACACTGGCGGTGATCGGCGCCGCAGTGATTCGCTACCAGGGCGTGGACAGCGGCTTCTGGCTCGGTTTTTTGGTGGTCCAGGGCGCGAACTTGAGCTTTGCAATCGGCCAGGTGGGGTATCGCCGGCTGGCCGCCCGGCAGTCTCAAACGCTTGCCTGGCACCACGTGTTTGGCTGGTTTTTCATCGGCGCGCTGATCGTCGCACTGCCGGCCTTTTTGCTATTGGGTGACATTCAGGCGCTGCCCACCACGACGCTTCAGTGGGGCGTACTCGCCTGGCTTGGGCTTGCGGCCTCGGGCGTGGGCTATTTCGCCTGGAACCAGGGGGCGACCCGGGTCGATGCCGGCACGCTTGCGATCATGAACAATGCGCTGGTACCGGCGGGGCTGATCGTCAACCTGGTAATCTGGAACCGCGACGCCGATATAGGGCGGCTGGCACTGGGCGGGCTGATCATCGTCGCCTCGCTCTGGCTCAATCAGTGGTGGCTCAAGCGCCGCCAACTCACCGGCACGCTCGAGCGCGCCTGA
- a CDS encoding YqaE/Pmp3 family membrane protein: MDAREYMNRKGVGVERDPDRPNTLEEKAWARARGAGDGRPKSGTPHDWEDWERYHEDLADDADTLEQKIDKEAHRKAVERERREKKAQHAPVEREEVSSPARASAVEHFTPEPAKPDKVAAPTPDVKSPGNDSVKVSVDEPAGLKAAYAALSVLLPPLGIGLAGGGARRVAIALVLTLLGWLPGIIYALAWVLRR; encoded by the coding sequence ATGGATGCCCGCGAATACATGAACCGTAAAGGCGTTGGCGTCGAGCGCGACCCGGATCGGCCCAATACGCTGGAAGAGAAAGCCTGGGCCAGGGCTCGAGGCGCCGGTGACGGGCGGCCCAAATCCGGTACGCCCCACGACTGGGAAGACTGGGAACGCTACCACGAGGATCTGGCGGACGACGCCGATACCCTCGAGCAGAAAATCGATAAAGAGGCGCATCGTAAGGCCGTCGAACGCGAGCGTCGCGAGAAAAAAGCGCAACACGCACCGGTAGAACGCGAAGAAGTGAGCTCGCCCGCCAGGGCCAGCGCCGTCGAGCACTTCACTCCCGAACCCGCTAAGCCCGATAAAGTGGCGGCGCCAACGCCGGACGTCAAATCGCCGGGGAACGACTCAGTTAAAGTCTCGGTCGATGAGCCTGCCGGACTCAAGGCCGCCTACGCGGCGCTGTCGGTACTGCTGCCACCGCTGGGTATCGGACTTGCCGGCGGCGGGGCCAGGCGCGTGGCGATCGCGCTGGTATTGACGCTTTTGGGCTGGCTGCCCGGCATCATCTACGCACTCGCCTGGGTGCTTCGCCGCTAA